One stretch of Saccharomonospora xinjiangensis XJ-54 DNA includes these proteins:
- a CDS encoding response regulator, translated as MIRVVLADDEAMIRAGVRAVLASDPAIEVVAEAGDGRTAIDAARKHQPDVVVLDIRMPGLDGLSSAAELRQVLPGVAVVVLTTFDEDAYVAQALECGVSGFLLKASDPRELLIALHAVAEGAAYLSPRIARRLITRVRGEGLSRSASARTRVGELTPRERDVLAALGSGLSNADIGRALFLSEGTVKAHVSAILRRLGLANRVKAAILAHEAGLVADDH; from the coding sequence ATGATCCGGGTCGTGCTCGCCGACGACGAGGCGATGATCCGCGCGGGTGTGCGCGCCGTACTGGCGTCGGACCCGGCGATCGAGGTGGTCGCCGAGGCAGGCGACGGCAGGACCGCCATCGACGCGGCGCGCAAGCACCAGCCGGACGTCGTGGTGCTGGACATCAGGATGCCCGGACTCGACGGCCTTTCCTCGGCAGCGGAGTTGCGGCAGGTGCTGCCCGGCGTCGCTGTGGTGGTGCTGACGACGTTCGACGAGGACGCCTACGTGGCGCAGGCACTCGAGTGCGGGGTGAGCGGTTTCCTGCTGAAGGCGTCCGACCCGAGGGAGTTGCTCATCGCCCTGCACGCGGTGGCCGAGGGCGCCGCCTACCTTTCACCGAGGATCGCCCGCAGGCTCATCACGCGCGTGCGCGGCGAAGGACTGTCGCGGTCGGCCTCGGCGCGCACCCGTGTCGGGGAGCTGACGCCACGCGAGCGGGACGTGCTCGCCGCGCTGGGCTCTGGACTGTCCAATGCGGACATCGGCCGTGCGCTGTTCCTCTCGGAGGGCACGGTCAAGGCGCACGTCAGCGCCATCCTGCGGCGGCTGGGACTGGCCAACCGGGTCAAGGCCGCGATTCTCGCCCACGAGGCGGGGCTCGTCGCCGACGACCACTGA
- a CDS encoding DinB family protein: MNPDEPKSVLHHYLTTARDALVWKLEGLSEYDVRRPLTPTGTNLLGLLKHLSGCEIDYFGATFGRPFAEELPWLSDDSEDNADMWATPEESREDILGLYRRVCAHSDRTIDSLALDAPGVVPHWPAERANTTLHAVLVHMIAETQRHAGHADIVRELIDGTVGLRERQRNLPGGDAGWWQDYHDKLERVAREVGGR, from the coding sequence ATGAATCCTGACGAACCCAAGTCCGTCCTCCACCACTACCTCACCACCGCGCGCGATGCGCTGGTCTGGAAGCTGGAGGGGCTGTCCGAGTACGACGTGCGGCGCCCGCTCACCCCCACCGGCACGAACCTGCTCGGCCTGCTCAAACACCTCTCGGGGTGCGAAATCGACTACTTCGGAGCAACCTTCGGCAGACCCTTCGCCGAGGAGCTGCCCTGGCTGTCCGACGACTCGGAGGACAACGCGGACATGTGGGCGACGCCGGAGGAGTCCCGTGAGGACATCCTCGGCCTCTACCGCCGCGTGTGTGCCCATTCGGATCGCACCATCGACAGTCTCGCCCTCGACGCGCCGGGAGTCGTGCCCCACTGGCCCGCCGAGCGCGCCAACACCACGCTGCACGCCGTGCTCGTCCACATGATCGCCGAAACTCAGCGGCACGCCGGGCACGCCGACATCGTGCGGGAGCTCATCGACGGCACGGTGGGGTTGCGGGAGCGGCAACGCAACCTCCCCGGCGGTGACGCGGGCTGGTGGCAGGATTACCACGACAAGCTGGAGCGCGTGGCCCGCGAGGTCGGCGGGCGCTGA
- a CDS encoding TetR/AcrR family transcriptional regulator: protein MTQRTRRSGGTGEHGRIAGPRSAMTASAVALLRERGVAGTSFADVLAHSGAPRGSVYHHFPGGKAQLVEEATREASGELTGAITRLLREQGTVSALRAVARLWREGLARSDYAAGCPVAASALGPVPGARDAAGTALRDWEAAVAGSLRREGVPSERATTLGTLVVSALEGALVLARAQRSAAPLDAVVTELEATCGAAIDAARAGTALTSEGPTEVSTRAARTRRRGRDRSASEGRRPR, encoded by the coding sequence ATGACACAGCGGACTCGCCGGTCCGGCGGTACCGGTGAACACGGCCGGATCGCGGGGCCGAGGTCGGCGATGACGGCCAGCGCCGTTGCGCTGCTGCGCGAACGCGGGGTCGCCGGAACGTCGTTCGCCGACGTCCTCGCCCACAGCGGCGCACCACGGGGTTCGGTGTATCACCACTTCCCCGGAGGCAAGGCGCAGCTCGTCGAGGAGGCCACCCGCGAGGCGTCCGGAGAACTGACCGGCGCGATCACGCGGCTGTTGCGCGAACAGGGCACGGTTTCGGCACTGCGCGCGGTGGCGCGGCTGTGGCGCGAGGGACTCGCCCGCAGCGACTACGCAGCAGGCTGCCCCGTGGCCGCGTCCGCGCTCGGGCCGGTGCCCGGCGCCAGGGACGCCGCGGGGACCGCGTTGCGGGACTGGGAGGCCGCCGTCGCCGGGTCACTGCGCCGGGAAGGTGTGCCATCGGAGCGGGCGACCACACTCGGAACCCTCGTGGTGAGCGCACTGGAAGGCGCCCTCGTGCTCGCGAGGGCCCAACGCAGTGCCGCGCCGCTCGACGCGGTCGTCACCGAACTGGAGGCGACCTGCGGTGCCGCCATCGACGCCGCACGCGCGGGAACGGCACTCACTTCGGAAGGGCCCACGGAGGTGTCCACCCGAGCCGCCCGCACACGGCGTCGAGGTCGGGATCGGTCAGCGTCCGAGGGTCGCCGACCCCGTTGA
- a CDS encoding acyl-CoA thioesterase, with amino-acid sequence MTEAVVAKDGHPFDEAVALDPVAEGVHTGHTHPAYTNMVGPFGGVTAAVLMRAVLADPRLLGEVLSLTVNYAAAVAEGPFEVTATPVRTNRSTQHWTVALTQGGAPVTTATVVTGLRRPTWSDSEAPMPAVPRADDVPVRPMPDFVAWARNYEMRYLEGPLPDADTGAHADSTTTLWVREQPSRTLDVPALAALCDVFYPRILRRKGTFVPAGTVSLTTYFHAPAETVRAQGNRPLLGTAKAGVFGGGYFDQSARLWSADGDLLASSHQLVYFKE; translated from the coding sequence ATGACCGAAGCAGTCGTCGCGAAAGACGGCCACCCGTTCGACGAGGCCGTCGCGCTCGACCCTGTGGCCGAGGGCGTTCACACCGGACACACCCACCCCGCGTACACCAACATGGTTGGCCCCTTCGGCGGTGTGACCGCGGCCGTTCTGATGCGGGCGGTACTCGCCGACCCCCGGCTGCTCGGAGAGGTGCTCTCGCTCACCGTCAACTACGCCGCCGCCGTGGCAGAAGGACCGTTCGAGGTGACGGCGACGCCCGTGCGTACGAACAGGTCCACCCAGCACTGGACGGTCGCGCTCACGCAGGGTGGGGCACCGGTCACGACGGCGACCGTCGTGACCGGTCTCCGCAGGCCGACGTGGTCCGACTCGGAGGCCCCCATGCCCGCCGTGCCCCGCGCCGACGACGTTCCGGTGCGGCCGATGCCGGATTTCGTCGCCTGGGCACGCAACTACGAGATGCGTTACCTGGAGGGCCCGCTGCCCGACGCGGACACCGGAGCGCACGCCGACTCGACCACCACGCTGTGGGTGAGGGAACAGCCGTCGCGGACACTCGACGTTCCCGCACTCGCGGCGTTGTGCGACGTCTTCTACCCGCGAATCCTCCGTCGCAAAGGGACGTTCGTTCCCGCGGGCACGGTGTCGCTCACGACCTACTTCCACGCCCCTGCCGAGACAGTGCGGGCGCAGGGAAACCGCCCACTGCTCGGCACCGCGAAGGCGGGTGTGTTCGGCGGCGGGTACTTCGACCAGTCGGCACGGCTGTGGAGCGCCGACGGCGACCTGCTGGCCAGCAGCCACCAGCTGGTGTACTTCAAGGAGTGA
- a CDS encoding TetR/AcrR family transcriptional regulator — protein MGNRADRHMNPEKRRLLLETAAREFATSGYERASLNRIIRECRMSKSSFYYYVESKESLFDLVVKELTGELLDVLAIPEPEQFAADFWTNTADIFGRLTTLARERPLFADLGRLFHLPRAPMSPGSAAGAALAATRAWLDRVLAEGVAAGAVRDDLPLSLLREATVAVLAVFDDWTLRHRGDLDNDAAAALVRGELAALRGLLAPGPEERS, from the coding sequence GTGGGCAACAGGGCCGATCGCCATATGAATCCGGAAAAGCGCCGTCTTCTCCTGGAGACGGCGGCCCGCGAATTCGCCACCTCCGGATACGAGCGAGCCTCGCTCAACCGGATCATCCGCGAGTGCCGCATGAGCAAGAGTTCCTTCTACTACTACGTCGAGTCCAAGGAGAGCCTCTTCGACCTCGTGGTGAAAGAACTGACCGGTGAGCTGCTGGACGTGCTCGCCATTCCGGAACCGGAACAATTCGCGGCCGATTTCTGGACGAACACCGCCGACATTTTCGGCCGGTTGACCACGCTGGCCCGCGAACGGCCGCTCTTCGCCGACCTCGGCCGCCTTTTCCACCTTCCCCGCGCGCCCATGTCCCCCGGATCGGCCGCAGGAGCGGCACTGGCCGCCACGCGAGCGTGGCTCGATCGCGTACTCGCCGAAGGCGTCGCGGCAGGGGCCGTCCGCGACGATCTGCCACTGAGCCTGTTGAGAGAGGCCACCGTCGCCGTTCTGGCGGTCTTCGACGACTGGACACTGCGTCATCGAGGCGACCTCGACAACGATGCTGCCGCCGCGCTGGTGCGTGGTGAACTCGCCGCACTGCGCGGACTGCTCGCACCCGGCCCCGAGGAGCGCTCATGA
- a CDS encoding YbaB/EbfC family nucleoid-associated protein, giving the protein MTDGVDASDRMIDNWTRRVQEQAQRYQAMAARVQEISVTERSPDNVIEVTINSKGLLTGLTIAESAQDKRMAELSAQIMRTVQTAQSRIPALLQQAMAETVGTEDQTAAKVFEEAKKTFPEPPAESESPQEESRELHFGPEEDDVAPEPPAPPPPPRPTTRRRPSDGDDDDFGGRSIFS; this is encoded by the coding sequence ATGACGGACGGCGTGGACGCCAGTGACCGCATGATCGACAACTGGACCCGGCGGGTCCAGGAGCAGGCGCAGCGTTACCAGGCGATGGCCGCGCGAGTGCAGGAAATCTCGGTTACCGAGCGTTCTCCCGACAACGTCATCGAGGTGACGATCAACTCGAAGGGCCTGCTCACCGGACTCACGATCGCCGAGAGCGCGCAGGACAAGCGCATGGCCGAACTGTCGGCCCAGATCATGCGCACGGTCCAGACCGCGCAGTCGCGCATCCCCGCGCTGCTCCAGCAGGCGATGGCCGAGACGGTCGGCACGGAGGACCAGACGGCCGCGAAGGTCTTCGAGGAGGCGAAGAAGACCTTTCCCGAGCCTCCTGCCGAATCCGAATCGCCGCAGGAGGAGAGCCGCGAGCTGCACTTCGGCCCCGAGGAGGACGACGTCGCGCCGGAGCCACCGGCTCCACCGCCGCCGCCACGGCCGACAACCCGCAGGCGCCCTTCCGACGGCGACGACGACGATTTCGGCGGTCGTTCCATCTTCTCCTGA
- a CDS encoding type VII secretion target produces the protein MPQGGFEVGADLDAHATQLDAVVEQLTQALEAAQQVSMPTDAYGILCQPFRMMLDPVEQFGIDALSDSVEAMQATADKVRKAAEQYRTTDETYRDSMRGGDV, from the coding sequence ATGCCGCAGGGCGGTTTCGAGGTCGGCGCGGACCTCGACGCGCACGCGACACAACTCGACGCGGTCGTCGAGCAGTTGACGCAGGCGCTTGAGGCCGCGCAACAGGTGAGCATGCCCACCGACGCTTACGGCATCCTGTGCCAGCCGTTCCGGATGATGCTCGACCCCGTCGAGCAGTTCGGCATCGACGCGTTGAGCGACTCGGTCGAGGCGATGCAGGCCACGGCCGACAAGGTGCGCAAGGCCGCCGAACAGTACCGGACGACGGACGAGACCTACCGCGACTCGATGCGGGGCGGCGATGTCTGA
- a CDS encoding DNA/RNA non-specific endonuclease produces MSEPNPLVAEAPQDGDGPGPLTSGNGDHGWATGIGIAESAIDAFNGIQEGNWIDGGLGVLGLAAEGAAAAIDPFGWLMSSVASFLMEHIQPLKDMLDSVCGDPPVIQSYSETWANVAKHLEETQVSFANAVKNGTTGWTGEAADAYRSSCKEQEETIAGAATTAGAISTVVMLFGEVVAFVRETVRDLIADLVGKLISWVLETVCTLGFGTPVVVAQAVTAIAKWATKIADLLKKLTETMRKASPLLGKLADVFGQVMKVCGKILGKVTGLDVIDTKNIIDGGFVQRLGRGGDGPDVGGNSGGSGSGGGSDSDASSESGGSGSDDGSGSDGDPGSGGDATTGGADSGSDGGTSSDGNGAPRTGGEADSGRRPRGDGTGGGESGDGSGSHSGAGDRDSTASPDSGSRPGPNRFGDTGEPGTSATAPDSPGGTRGGDTASPSTLRSDAPNTLGADDSTNAGGRSASDYRSTAESGPSPRSSSEPMSGPSSNPSSSNPAPTASSTPPDSSPSPVPGSGPGDRPQHSPSTPDGATPSGGGGPDAGSPSRPDGPPPQHSQGQPSGSPAPSPQHSPGHAPDSGGPRPSGPQHTDSTTTSGLATSPSSPSSPTAPSMPRPDTLSPSPQRGPDSSTPHTQQPMGAGSTAPGNQGAPGANSPGSSSPGGRGGSPRGWTGTPGSLGARPHADVPPGRPGPDGPSHRTPPRPHGDIPQQAGPRRPGPGPDPHARGPQPNPPAHVPTPSHAPRGFTSPPGHAPNTPQGGRPFGPSPDAGSGPHTRPSTHGPGPQSPQTPQTSQSPQTPQTSQPPHSPQPPHAAQPPRAPHAQQMPQTPQGPHAPQTPQSPHVPQRPSAAHAPPAQPGQHAPPGPSAPRPNQPGPHARPDGNGSPHQQPNGPAPHRDGDGSRRPDQRPNQRPSNDSGDGRDGGPRAHGDRNGPHGGDPRDGGPRDRDPDNRDPDNGDRDGNRNEDRDDRDRAHDDDRPTPDEVNQRHAERTPAGTSFHRGDPEMGDLPHRVKPDPDGRYTVDVHVTPDGRARIGGREYSPEEFADILRRNGDYDGRPIRLIGCDASSNDFARRLSRELDTEVMAPNKPAWTDSNGNVFSSDYEIGPDGKPRPKIPPNGEWSTHGPDGSTSRASDDGFTPDTRDADKRDVSTETSRARGDGDPDDPGANRPGQGQSGDRDSDHPNRNPRSREQEEQLRDPEYSRRRRETPQAVRDFEPPANNRPDKVGPGERNGIRPPKHDEPFPGDRTLEANTSYEVRNDDGTLRGTYHTDDKGRVTHIDTSVENLPPRLRDGSPNPDYRPNPEVSHPPANTTLRVEIDGEHQVFHTDADGMPEPAVRFERPDYPAENRLSIPPGPPKPPRSGQPFVTRNDLEPHHEYEVRDSHGMYRGRFYTDGEGTVRWADVDSGRLLRKNPDFADLHRLAENDRTRNPEVRLRQRFDPDSPPNDVVLRGEPDLFSNAVRENVTLSQKESFFNGRQLEPNRQYVVHSDYEDREGTVTKVRAVYWTDSNGEVAVAETYQPHHPDLNKPAPRAVYNVDGGRFVYETGPQVTPQQGVKGYRTDTVAGSNVEVQISDKNQDLVRQDETAQKTAGGIDGKEKWIKADGTDTGLMRNKYDGGHMFANQLSGPGELINMVAQWRVQNAQLDLDGMHWRSFEDDLIRFLQRDGTSIERMEVFALRDGHRVPHELQVRWIEEVGGVRTVRIRSFPNDPASASGASGQS; encoded by the coding sequence ATGTCTGAGCCGAACCCGCTCGTCGCGGAGGCTCCGCAGGACGGTGACGGCCCAGGCCCGCTGACCTCCGGCAACGGTGACCACGGCTGGGCGACGGGAATCGGGATCGCCGAGTCGGCCATCGACGCCTTCAACGGCATCCAGGAAGGCAACTGGATCGACGGCGGGCTCGGCGTGCTCGGCCTCGCCGCCGAGGGTGCCGCCGCCGCGATCGACCCCTTCGGCTGGCTGATGTCGTCCGTGGCGTCGTTCTTGATGGAGCACATCCAGCCGCTGAAGGACATGCTCGACTCCGTCTGCGGCGACCCGCCTGTGATCCAGTCGTATTCGGAGACCTGGGCCAACGTCGCGAAACATCTCGAGGAGACACAGGTTTCCTTCGCCAACGCGGTGAAGAACGGCACGACGGGATGGACGGGCGAGGCCGCCGACGCCTACCGCTCCTCGTGCAAGGAGCAGGAGGAGACCATCGCGGGCGCGGCGACCACCGCCGGCGCCATCAGCACCGTGGTGATGCTCTTCGGGGAGGTCGTCGCCTTCGTCAGGGAGACGGTGCGCGACCTCATCGCCGACCTGGTGGGCAAGCTGATCTCGTGGGTTCTTGAGACGGTGTGCACGCTGGGTTTCGGCACACCCGTCGTGGTGGCGCAGGCCGTGACAGCCATCGCCAAGTGGGCCACGAAGATCGCCGATCTGCTCAAGAAACTCACCGAGACCATGCGGAAGGCCTCGCCGCTGCTCGGCAAGCTGGCCGACGTGTTCGGGCAGGTCATGAAGGTGTGCGGCAAGATCCTCGGCAAGGTCACCGGCCTGGACGTCATCGACACCAAGAACATCATCGACGGCGGATTCGTCCAGCGACTCGGACGTGGCGGCGACGGCCCCGATGTCGGTGGTAACTCCGGCGGGTCCGGCTCGGGCGGCGGGTCCGATTCGGACGCTAGCTCAGAATCTGGTGGCTCGGGTTCGGATGACGGGTCCGGTTCGGACGGTGACCCGGGCTCCGGTGGCGATGCCACGACCGGTGGCGCAGACTCCGGCTCCGACGGGGGAACGAGTTCCGACGGCAACGGCGCTCCGCGAACCGGCGGGGAGGCGGACAGCGGCCGCCGTCCGCGCGGCGACGGAACAGGCGGTGGCGAATCCGGCGACGGTTCCGGTTCGCATTCCGGTGCGGGCGATCGAGACTCCACCGCGTCGCCGGACTCGGGGTCACGTCCCGGCCCGAACCGCTTCGGCGACACGGGAGAGCCCGGCACGTCGGCGACGGCACCGGACTCGCCGGGGGGAACACGCGGTGGCGACACCGCCTCGCCGAGCACACTGCGAAGCGACGCGCCGAACACCCTGGGCGCCGACGACTCCACGAACGCGGGCGGCCGATCGGCGAGCGACTACCGCAGCACGGCGGAGTCCGGGCCTTCACCACGGTCGTCCTCCGAGCCGATGTCCGGGCCGTCGTCGAATCCGTCGTCGTCGAATCCGGCGCCGACGGCGTCCTCCACCCCGCCGGATTCCTCGCCGAGTCCGGTTCCCGGCTCAGGGCCGGGTGATCGGCCACAGCATTCACCGTCCACACCGGATGGTGCGACGCCGAGCGGTGGCGGCGGCCCCGATGCGGGCTCTCCGTCCCGTCCGGACGGCCCGCCACCGCAACACTCCCAGGGCCAGCCGTCCGGCAGTCCTGCGCCGTCGCCGCAGCATTCGCCGGGCCACGCGCCGGATTCTGGCGGGCCGAGGCCGAGCGGACCCCAGCACACCGACAGCACGACGACAAGTGGGCTGGCCACATCCCCGTCGTCCCCTTCGTCGCCGACGGCGCCCTCCATGCCGAGGCCGGACACCTTGTCCCCGTCGCCGCAGCGGGGCCCGGATTCGTCCACACCGCACACGCAGCAGCCCATGGGAGCCGGTTCCACGGCGCCGGGGAACCAGGGCGCGCCGGGCGCGAATTCGCCGGGTAGCTCCTCACCCGGGGGCCGAGGTGGTTCGCCGAGGGGATGGACGGGAACGCCCGGCAGCCTGGGTGCGAGGCCGCACGCCGACGTTCCACCTGGCCGTCCCGGCCCCGACGGCCCGTCGCACCGGACGCCGCCGCGTCCTCACGGCGACATCCCGCAGCAGGCCGGTCCGCGCAGGCCGGGTCCTGGACCGGACCCTCACGCACGAGGCCCGCAGCCGAACCCACCGGCTCACGTTCCCACGCCGTCGCACGCGCCGAGGGGATTCACCTCGCCGCCGGGGCACGCGCCGAACACGCCGCAGGGCGGCAGGCCCTTCGGGCCGTCGCCGGACGCGGGGTCCGGCCCGCACACCCGCCCTTCGACACACGGCCCGGGGCCGCAGTCCCCGCAGACACCGCAGACATCACAGTCCCCGCAGACACCACAGACATCACAGCCCCCGCACTCGCCGCAGCCACCGCATGCCGCCCAACCGCCGCGCGCTCCGCACGCGCAGCAGATGCCGCAAACCCCGCAGGGGCCGCACGCGCCGCAGACCCCGCAATCGCCGCATGTTCCGCAGCGGCCGTCCGCAGCGCACGCGCCGCCCGCGCAGCCGGGGCAGCACGCCCCGCCGGGGCCGTCCGCGCCGCGCCCGAACCAGCCGGGGCCGCACGCTCGCCCCGACGGCAATGGCAGCCCGCATCAGCAGCCGAACGGCCCCGCCCCGCACCGGGACGGAGACGGCAGCCGACGTCCCGACCAGCGGCCGAATCAGCGCCCCAGCAACGACAGCGGAGACGGCAGGGACGGCGGGCCGAGGGCCCACGGCGACCGGAACGGTCCGCACGGCGGCGATCCACGCGATGGTGGCCCGCGCGACCGCGACCCCGACAACCGCGACCCCGACAACGGGGACCGCGACGGCAACCGGAACGAGGATCGGGACGACCGCGACCGGGCCCACGACGACGATCGGCCGACCCCGGACGAGGTCAACCAGCGGCACGCCGAGCGCACTCCTGCGGGGACGTCCTTCCACAGGGGCGACCCGGAGATGGGCGATCTGCCGCATCGAGTCAAACCTGACCCTGACGGCCGCTACACCGTGGACGTGCACGTCACACCTGATGGCAGGGCCCGCATCGGGGGGAGGGAGTACTCGCCGGAGGAGTTCGCCGACATCCTGCGCCGCAACGGCGACTACGACGGCAGGCCCATCCGCCTCATCGGCTGCGACGCGAGTTCCAACGACTTCGCGCGGCGGTTGTCCCGTGAGCTGGACACCGAGGTGATGGCGCCGAACAAGCCCGCATGGACGGACTCGAACGGCAACGTCTTCAGCTCCGACTACGAGATCGGCCCCGACGGCAAGCCCCGCCCGAAGATCCCGCCGAACGGCGAGTGGTCAACGCACGGCCCGGACGGTTCCACGTCCCGCGCGAGCGATGACGGCTTCACCCCCGACACGAGGGACGCGGACAAGCGGGACGTGTCCACGGAGACCTCGCGCGCGCGAGGCGACGGTGATCCCGACGATCCCGGCGCGAATCGGCCCGGCCAGGGCCAGTCCGGCGATCGGGACAGCGACCATCCGAACCGCAACCCGAGATCCCGTGAGCAGGAGGAGCAGCTTCGCGACCCCGAATACAGCAGGCGGCGGCGGGAGACTCCGCAGGCTGTTCGTGACTTCGAGCCACCCGCGAACAACCGGCCGGACAAGGTCGGCCCGGGTGAGCGCAACGGCATCCGGCCGCCGAAGCACGACGAGCCGTTCCCCGGGGACCGCACGCTGGAGGCGAACACCTCCTACGAGGTGCGCAACGACGACGGAACGTTGCGCGGGACCTACCACACCGACGACAAGGGGCGGGTCACACACATCGACACATCGGTCGAGAACCTGCCACCGAGGCTGAGGGACGGGTCGCCGAACCCGGATTACCGACCCAATCCCGAGGTCTCGCATCCTCCAGCGAACACGACGTTGCGAGTGGAGATCGACGGTGAGCATCAGGTGTTCCACACGGATGCCGACGGCATGCCGGAACCCGCCGTCAGGTTCGAGCGACCGGACTACCCCGCCGAGAACCGGCTCTCCATCCCACCGGGGCCGCCGAAGCCGCCGAGGTCCGGCCAGCCGTTCGTGACGCGCAACGACCTCGAACCGCACCACGAGTACGAGGTGCGCGACTCGCACGGCATGTACCGGGGCCGCTTCTACACCGACGGCGAGGGAACGGTGCGCTGGGCCGACGTCGATTCGGGTCGCCTCCTGCGCAAGAACCCGGATTTCGCCGACCTTCACCGCCTGGCCGAGAATGACAGGACGCGCAATCCGGAGGTGCGGCTCCGCCAGCGGTTCGATCCGGACTCACCGCCGAACGACGTGGTACTCCGCGGCGAGCCGGATTTGTTCAGCAACGCGGTGCGCGAGAATGTCACGCTTTCGCAGAAGGAGTCCTTCTTCAACGGCAGGCAACTCGAACCCAACCGGCAGTATGTCGTCCACAGCGACTACGAGGACCGCGAAGGCACGGTCACCAAGGTCCGCGCGGTGTACTGGACGGACTCGAACGGAGAGGTCGCGGTCGCGGAGACCTACCAGCCGCATCACCCCGACCTGAACAAGCCCGCACCCCGCGCCGTCTACAACGTGGATGGTGGCCGGTTCGTGTACGAGACGGGGCCACAGGTGACGCCGCAGCAGGGCGTCAAGGGCTACCGGACCGACACGGTCGCCGGGTCGAACGTCGAGGTACAGATCTCGGATAAGAACCAGGACCTCGTTCGGCAGGACGAAACGGCGCAGAAGACGGCTGGCGGTATCGACGGCAAGGAAAAGTGGATCAAAGCCGACGGAACCGACACCGGGCTCATGCGCAACAAGTACGACGGCGGCCACATGTTCGCCAACCAGTTGAGCGGGCCCGGCGAGCTGATCAACATGGTGGCCCAGTGGCGGGTCCAGAACGCTCAGCTCGACCTCGATGGCATGCACTGGCGGTCCTTTGAGGACGACCTGATCCGGTTCTTGCAGAGGGACGGCACGTCGATCGAGCGGATGGAGGTCTTCGCCCTGCGCGACGGCCACCGGGTGCCACACGAGTTGCAAGTACGCTGGATCGAGGAAGTCGGCGGGGTGCGGACCGTGCGCATCCGGAGCTTCCCGAACGACCCGGCCAGTGCGTCCGGGGCGAGTGGACAATCGTGA
- a CDS encoding TNT domain-containing protein gives MNDALEDLLEGERKIEERELLGKIGTMVAHFVPVDWAVVTLAYRAMGEHTELSVLVRRATDYNLYSWTPPAVVAEHLDKLRAVMYRRGRGTWFELTGMVAVNSDIDVRYWWDDNPNWREEPPVSALVEELERFPRDAVMVPEWMADRLSRPVIATLEDAVYYGDVERRVEGELAELGVDPRFYRIRDVADGAWCMVPTEYSAPGVPGSAERPRWAVFLAFGGKQLARAEFATFQQAVRYFFGHLVLHLTAFRDERAPDENRPTEEWPIQPVGGDRGLDNYSGKKLITVTPGTEIDRYGDLFGNTVFAARTEFPYRSQPAEEADLPYRIYRVHHSIRAVMGQVVASHDQPGGGTAYVLERPLNELLYSGALVEITQATTRAADDDTD, from the coding sequence ATGAACGATGCCCTGGAAGACTTGCTCGAGGGCGAGCGGAAAATCGAAGAGCGAGAGTTGCTCGGCAAAATCGGGACGATGGTGGCCCATTTCGTTCCGGTGGATTGGGCTGTGGTGACGCTGGCTTATCGGGCGATGGGTGAGCATACGGAACTGTCGGTGCTGGTGCGGCGTGCCACCGATTACAACTTGTATTCGTGGACGCCTCCTGCTGTGGTGGCCGAGCACCTGGACAAGCTTCGAGCGGTGATGTATCGACGGGGCAGGGGGACCTGGTTCGAGCTCACCGGAATGGTCGCGGTCAACTCGGATATCGACGTTCGGTATTGGTGGGATGACAATCCGAACTGGCGCGAGGAACCGCCGGTGTCCGCTTTGGTGGAGGAGTTGGAGCGGTTCCCGCGTGATGCGGTGATGGTGCCGGAGTGGATGGCGGACAGGCTGAGCCGTCCTGTCATCGCGACTCTGGAGGATGCCGTGTATTACGGTGACGTGGAACGCCGGGTCGAGGGTGAGTTGGCGGAACTCGGTGTGGATCCGCGGTTCTACCGGATCAGGGACGTTGCGGATGGCGCGTGGTGCATGGTGCCGACCGAGTATTCCGCGCCTGGGGTGCCGGGCAGCGCGGAGCGGCCGAGGTGGGCTGTGTTCCTGGCGTTCGGGGGGAAACAGCTGGCGCGGGCGGAGTTCGCCACCTTCCAGCAAGCGGTGCGATATTTCTTCGGGCACCTGGTTTTGCACCTGACCGCGTTCCGTGACGAGCGCGCACCGGACGAGAACCGGCCGACCGAGGAGTGGCCGATTCAACCGGTGGGTGGCGACCGGGGGTTGGACAACTACAGCGGGAAGAAACTCATCACCGTGACACCGGGAACCGAGATCGATCGTTACGGCGATCTTTTCGGTAACACGGTGTTCGCCGCGCGCACGGAATTCCCGTATCGGTCCCAGCCAGCCGAAGAAGCCGACCTCCCCTACCGCATTTATCGGGTTCATCATTCGATCCGCGCGGTGATGGGTCAGGTCGTGGCCTCGCACGACCAGCCAGGCGGCGGCACCGCGTACGTGTTGGAACGACCCCTGAACGAACTGCTGTACTCCGGCGCCCTCGTGGAAATCACACAGGCAACCACTCGCGCCGCAGACGACGACACCGACTGA